The Shinella zoogloeoides genome contains the following window.
ATGAAGCTGCACGAGGTCGAGGCACTCGACGCCGAGGTTCTTCAGGCTCCGGTCGATGAAGCCTTCGAGATTGGCCCTGGTATAACCGTCCGCGACATGCGGGGAGAGCCGGCGGCCGGCCTTGGTCGCCACCATCGGGCGGTCGCCGCCGCGTTCCTTCAGCACGTCGGCGATGATCTTTTCCGAGCGGCCGTCGCCGTAGACGTCGGCGGTGTCGATGAAGGTCATGCCGGCATCGAGCGCGGCGTGGAGGGCGGCGCGGCCATCCGCCTCGCTGACGTCACCCCAGGCGCCGCCGATCTGCCAGGCGCCGAAGCCGATATCCGTGGTGACGAAATCCGTGCGGCCGAACTTGCGATGTCTCATGAAAATCTCCCGGCAAAAATGAATTTGCCGGGAGGTAGCACCCTCGGGAGAGGCGGACAAGGAAGCGCCGGTCAGACCGGCGCGATTTCGACAAGGTAGAAAGCGGCGTTTTCTCCTGCCGGCACCACTTCGGCCGCTTCCGCGCCGCCGAGCAAAAGGGCATCGAGCGGCTGGAGGCCGGTGAGGCCATCCACCGTGGAGACGCCGAGCGGTTCAAGCGCCAGCAGCAGACGCTGGCCCGACGATGCCGGGAGCGCCTTTGCGCCCGTGGCTATGTGGTGGACAAGCGTGTGCCGGAAAACGCCGCGCCGCGTCATCACGTTGAGGTCGGTAATCGGCCCGCCGGGAAGGCGAGCCGATGTCGGTGCATCGGCCGGGAAGGGCAGCGGCGCGGATTGCGGCGTCAGCAGCCTCTCGCCAAGCCCTTCGATGGACAGTTCCATCCCGTCGCCCGTCAGCACCGCCAAGGTGCGGTCGATGCCGGGGAAGACGGAGAAGGGACCGTCGCTCGCCACGCCCGCCATGCTGACGCGCCAGCCGAAATCCGAAAGGCTCGCGCCTTCCGGATGGACGATCACCTCGACCGTCTCGCCGCCGCCGTTCTTCCACGGCATGCGGCGATGGTCTGCGTTGCGGAGCAACCGGCTCATCAGTTGCCGAGGATGCCGGGCAGACGCAGGCCCTTTTCGCGGGCGCAGTCGAGCGCGATGTCGTAGCCCGCATCGGCGTGGCGCATGACGCCGGTCGCCGGGTCGTTCCACAGCACGCGGCCGACGCGCTCGGCGGCTTCATCCGTGCCGTCGCAGCAGATGACGACGCCCGAATGCTGCGAGAAGCCCATGCCGACGCCGCCGCCGTGGTGGAGCGACACCCAGGTCGCGCCGGATGCGGTGTTGAGCAGGGCGTTGAGCAGCGGCCAGTCGGACACAGCGTCCGAGCCGTCCTTCATGGCTTCCGTCTCGCGGTTCGGCGAGGCGACGGAGCCCGAATCGAGGTGGTCGCGGCCGATGACGATCGGAGCCTTCAGCTCGCCGTTCTTCACCATCTCGTTGAAGGCGAGGCCGAGGCGGTGGCGGTCGCCGAGGCCGACCCAGCAGATGCGCGCCGGCAGGCCCTGGAAGGAGATGCGCTCCTTCGCCATGTCCAGCCAGTTGTGCAGGTGCTTGTTGTCGGGCAGCAGCTCCTTCACCTTGGCGTCGGTCTTGTAGATGTCTTCCGGATCGCCCGAGAGAGCGGCCCAGCGGAACGGGCCAATGCCCTGGCAGAACAGCGGGCGGATATAGGCCGGAACGAAGCCCGGGAAGGCGAAGGCGTTCTCGAGGCCCTCGTCCTTGGCGACCTGACGGATGTTGTTGCCGTAGTCGAAGGTCGGG
Protein-coding sequences here:
- a CDS encoding HutD/Ves family protein, whose amino-acid sequence is MSRLLRNADHRRMPWKNGGGETVEVIVHPEGASLSDFGWRVSMAGVASDGPFSVFPGIDRTLAVLTGDGMELSIEGLGERLLTPQSAPLPFPADAPTSARLPGGPITDLNVMTRRGVFRHTLVHHIATGAKALPASSGQRLLLALEPLGVSTVDGLTGLQPLDALLLGGAEAAEVVPAGENAAFYLVEIAPV